One Chryseobacterium wanjuense genomic region harbors:
- the yidD gene encoding membrane protein insertion efficiency factor YidD → MKLTFNKIITFPLVIFIRFYQWFISPLLPKNCRYEPTCSHYMVKALQVHGIFKGFWLGMKRISRCHPWGGSGYDPVPPKK, encoded by the coding sequence TTGAAACTTACATTCAACAAAATCATTACTTTTCCTTTGGTAATATTCATAAGATTTTACCAATGGTTTATCTCGCCCCTACTTCCCAAAAACTGCCGCTACGAACCAACATGTTCGCATTATATGGTGAAAGCACTGCAGGTTCATGGGATCTTCAAAGGATTTTGGCTGGGAATGAAAAGAATTTCAAGATGTCATCCGTGGGGAGGAAGCGGATATGATCCTGTTCCACCAAAAAAGTAA
- a CDS encoding helix-turn-helix domain-containing protein: MNESIGKNIRKYRELKGFSQEYMANQLDINQASYAKIESNSTKLTVDRLFTISKLLETEITDLLDLKNQIVYNQDIKDYSVGHQEVQNLYQTNQEVYEKLIQSKDEQIALLKEMLNKKNK, from the coding sequence ATGAATGAATCAATAGGTAAAAATATTAGAAAATATAGAGAATTAAAAGGTTTTAGTCAGGAATATATGGCGAATCAGCTGGATATTAATCAGGCTTCTTATGCGAAAATAGAAAGTAATTCTACTAAACTTACGGTAGACAGATTATTTACTATTTCAAAATTATTAGAAACAGAGATTACAGATCTCCTGGATTTAAAGAATCAAATTGTTTATAATCAAGATATAAAAGATTACTCCGTCGGTCATCAAGAAGTGCAAAACTTGTATCAGACAAACCAAGAAGTATATGAAAAATTGATACAATCGAAAGACGAACAAATTGCTCTTTTGAAAGAAATGCTTAATAAAAAGAATAAATAA
- a CDS encoding replication-associated recombination protein A: MNQNIPLAEKLRPKALDDVLGQEHLTGEKGTIRKMLENNSLNSLIFWGPPGTGKTTLAEIISEKSGRKFYKLSAVSSGVKDVRDVIEDAKKQNLFSGKSPILFIDEIHRFNKSQQDSLLHAVEKGWIVLIGATTENPSFEVVSALLSRSQVYILKALSYEKLEELIDIAAQRYNQDEKTDFKVVEKEAFIQYSGGDARKLINSVELVFNQFKNSKKTEIKNEDVLEVLQETMALYDKNGEQHYDIISAFIKSMRGSDPNGAVYWLARMIAGGEDIKFIARRMLILAAEDIGLANPNALVIANNCFQAVNVIGNPEARIILSETAVYLAVSPKSNSAYMAINEALALVKQTGNLPVPLHLRNAPTKLMKDLDYGKEYKYAHSFQGNFVDQDFLPQEIKDVKLYEPGNNATEKKIYEELKKKWNNKY; the protein is encoded by the coding sequence TTGAACCAAAATATTCCATTAGCTGAAAAATTAAGACCAAAAGCATTAGATGATGTTCTTGGCCAGGAGCACCTTACCGGAGAAAAAGGAACGATCAGGAAAATGTTGGAAAACAATTCCCTGAATTCCCTGATTTTCTGGGGACCACCGGGAACGGGGAAAACTACGCTGGCAGAAATTATTTCTGAAAAATCCGGCAGGAAATTTTATAAGCTTTCTGCAGTTTCTTCAGGAGTAAAAGACGTTCGTGATGTGATCGAAGATGCTAAAAAACAAAATCTTTTTTCAGGGAAATCACCAATCTTATTTATTGATGAAATTCACCGTTTTAATAAATCTCAGCAGGATTCACTGCTTCATGCGGTGGAAAAGGGGTGGATTGTTTTAATCGGAGCTACGACGGAAAATCCTAGTTTTGAAGTGGTTTCAGCTTTGCTTTCGAGAAGCCAGGTGTATATTTTAAAGGCTTTGAGCTATGAAAAACTGGAAGAATTAATAGATATTGCAGCACAAAGATACAATCAGGATGAGAAAACTGATTTTAAAGTAGTTGAAAAAGAGGCATTTATCCAATATTCTGGAGGTGATGCGAGAAAATTAATCAATTCTGTGGAACTTGTTTTTAATCAATTTAAAAATTCCAAAAAAACGGAAATTAAAAACGAGGATGTACTCGAAGTTTTGCAGGAAACCATGGCGCTTTATGACAAAAACGGAGAGCAGCATTATGATATTATTTCGGCTTTTATCAAATCGATGCGGGGAAGTGACCCGAATGGTGCGGTGTATTGGCTGGCCAGAATGATTGCGGGTGGTGAAGATATCAAATTCATTGCAAGAAGAATGCTGATTCTGGCGGCTGAAGACATCGGTTTGGCCAATCCGAATGCTTTGGTGATCGCCAATAACTGCTTTCAGGCGGTGAATGTAATCGGAAATCCGGAAGCAAGGATTATTTTGAGTGAAACGGCGGTTTATCTGGCAGTTTCCCCGAAAAGTAATTCGGCTTATATGGCTATTAATGAAGCTTTGGCTTTGGTGAAACAGACCGGGAATCTGCCTGTTCCGCTGCATTTGAGAAATGCCCCGACGAAATTGATGAAAGACCTGGATTATGGGAAAGAATACAAATACGCTCATTCTTTTCAGGGAAATTTTGTAGACCAGGATTTTCTTCCCCAGGAAATTAAGGATGTAAAGCTTTATGAGCCCGGAAACAATGCTACAGAAAAGAAAATCTATGAAGAGTTAAAGAAAAAATGGAACAATAAATACTAA
- the lgt gene encoding prolipoprotein diacylglyceryl transferase, producing METPFKIWDPSKGIQLGPITLHFYSLMFIFAFGFGYILMNRIFKIDNINQKYLEPLFTWTLIGTILGARMGHVIFYQPELFKEDFWSVFLPISTKNGLKFTGFSGLASHGATIALIFTTLYYSFKIIKKNPFWVYDRLGIVVSLGGAFVRLGNFFNSEIIGKPVDPNSPFALLFPQQSSEYGVTVPRYPSQLFEAFGYVCLFILLWILYRKTNKKYQQGWLFGLFFIILWAIRFFVEFLKEPQGDEFIQLGGLNTGQVLSIPFMIAGVVIMIISKKFKITQAENEKPE from the coding sequence CTGGAAACGCCTTTCAAGATCTGGGATCCTTCAAAAGGAATTCAATTGGGGCCGATTACCCTGCATTTTTATAGTCTGATGTTCATTTTTGCTTTTGGATTCGGCTATATTTTAATGAACAGAATTTTCAAAATCGACAATATTAATCAAAAATATTTAGAGCCTCTTTTCACTTGGACACTGATCGGAACTATTCTCGGAGCAAGAATGGGACACGTTATTTTTTATCAGCCCGAACTTTTCAAAGAAGATTTCTGGAGTGTATTTTTACCGATAAGTACTAAAAATGGTTTAAAATTTACAGGTTTTTCAGGCTTGGCAAGTCACGGTGCAACGATCGCTTTGATCTTTACAACACTGTATTATTCATTTAAAATCATTAAGAAAAATCCGTTCTGGGTGTATGACAGATTAGGAATTGTGGTTTCGTTGGGAGGAGCTTTCGTAAGACTGGGCAACTTTTTCAACTCTGAGATCATCGGAAAACCGGTTGACCCAAACTCTCCATTTGCCTTACTTTTCCCGCAACAAAGCAGCGAATATGGCGTAACAGTTCCTCGTTATCCGTCTCAGCTGTTCGAAGCTTTCGGATATGTATGCTTGTTTATTTTATTATGGATTTTATACAGAAAAACGAATAAAAAATATCAACAAGGATGGTTATTCGGATTATTTTTCATCATTCTTTGGGCAATCAGATTCTTTGTAGAATTCCTGAAAGAACCACAGGGTGACGAGTTCATTCAATTGGGAGGATTGAACACAGGACAAGTTCTTTCGATTCCATTCATGATAGCCGGAGTGGTTATTATGATTATTTCCAAGAAATTTAAAATTACTCAGGCGGAAAACGAAAAACCGGAATAG
- a CDS encoding DUF6705 family protein yields the protein MKYILIISFLTVFHLYNAQIYPLNTFPDDVPVESYMKDLDNELTPFVGIWKTNYNGNTIILTIKKEEHKAFKIPQSSYFYYQDALVINYTIQNSNGIMLQNNNNVQHEYDKNAIVSMYVNNSIVNLYYIGTNCGVGWGTINLKKMNNTQISWSYYPNDTVLTTKNCPGNQDTTIYLPETKDLIFTKQ from the coding sequence ATGAAATATATATTAATAATTAGTTTTCTTACAGTTTTTCATTTATATAATGCACAGATTTATCCATTAAACACTTTTCCAGATGATGTTCCTGTGGAGTCATATATGAAAGATTTAGATAATGAATTAACACCTTTTGTAGGAATTTGGAAAACAAACTATAATGGGAACACAATTATATTAACAATAAAAAAAGAAGAGCACAAAGCTTTTAAAATACCTCAGTCATCATATTTTTATTATCAAGATGCATTAGTTATAAATTATACTATTCAAAACTCAAATGGTATAATGTTACAAAACAATAATAATGTTCAACATGAATATGATAAAAATGCAATTGTAAGTATGTATGTTAACAATTCAATTGTGAATTTATATTACATAGGAACAAATTGCGGAGTGGGATGGGGTACAATTAATTTGAAAAAGATGAATAATACTCAAATATCTTGGTCGTATTATCCTAACGATACTGTTTTAACAACAAAAAATTGTCCAGGAAATCAAGATACAACTATTTATCTTCCGGAAACGAAGGATTTAATTTTCACTAAGCAATAG